One window from the genome of Salvia miltiorrhiza cultivar Shanhuang (shh) chromosome 7, IMPLAD_Smil_shh, whole genome shotgun sequence encodes:
- the LOC130994845 gene encoding clathrin interactor EPSIN 1-like, whose amino-acid sequence MDFMKVFDQTVREIKREVNLKVLKVPEIEQKVLDATDDEPWGPHGTILAEIAQGTKKYTECQMIMNVLWTRLAETGKNWRAVYKALSVIEYLVSHGSERAVDEIVEHTYQIASLSSFEYVEPGGKDVGINVRKKSETIVALLNDKDKIQEARTKATVNRDKYIGLSSSGLACKSASASLSSRSSDRYRGYGNALDSDASKDNYKGKDQHGEDKYLKTTKSKREPSRSGSKKQDTPVAGASKKSTTASKTNVQTSSSSKKAPSNKFDDDFDDFDPRGISSAKPSVGSSQVDLFAQNFVDLSDEPVSFPTDYSTTSVNNSSEVDLFADAAFVSTKPVPDSGKLPASQTNVDLFASHPVPAVSAPMDLFASQPAPAVSAPMDLFASQPAPAVSTPMDLFASQPAPAASTTTMDLFAAPDPVLHLEENSSKPDTTSSTFDPFAAIPMSNFDTDTLPIASDQNSHDDGIHAQMNWTSVNTNPPPKKEGFQVKSGIWADSLNRGLIDLNITAPKKVNLAEIGIVGGLMDGSESKDKGPLPSFNMGIAMGVASGVTTPELLKSTSAPALDDDFFSSLSSQQHQIPNFQK is encoded by the exons GTTTTGGATGCAACGGATGATGAACCTTGGGGTCCTCATGGCACAATATTAGCAGAAATAGCTCAGGGCACAAAAAAATA CACTGAGTGCCAGATGATTATGAATGTCCTTTGGACAAGATTGGCCGAGACGGGCAAAAATTGGCGCGCTGTCTACAAG GCTTTGTCCGTTATAGAGTATCTTGTGTCACATGGATCTGAACGTGCTGTCGATGAAATAGTAGAGCATACTTATCAGATAGCG TCTCTGTCAAGTTTTGAGTATGTTGAGCCAGGTGGGAAGGATGTGGGAATAAATGTGAGAAAAAAATCTGAAACTATAGTGGCTCTTCTAAATGACAAAGATAAAATACAAGAAGCAAGGACTAAAGCGACTGTCAATCGTGATAA GTATATTGGACTTTCATCATCTGGACTGGCATGCAAGTCAGCTTCAGCCTCATTAAGTAGCAGGAGTAGCGATCGGTATAGAGGTTACGGTAATGCACTCGATAGTGATGCATCTAAAGATAATTATAAGGGAAAGGACCAACATGGGGAAGATAAATATTTGAAGACTACCAAATCAAAGAGAGAGCCCTCTCGCTCTGGCAG CAAGAAACAAGACACTCCTGTTGCTGGCGCATCGAAAAAATCTACCACAGCTAGCAAGACGAACGTACAAACTTCAAGTTCTTCAAAAAAAGCACCGTCTAACAAATtcgatgatgattttgatgattttgatccACGGGGGATCTCAAGTGCTA AACCTTCTGTTGGAAGTAGCCAAGTGGATCTTTTTGCACAAAACTTTGTTGATCTTTCGGATGAACCAGTATCTTTTCCAACAGATTATTCTACCACTTCAGTAAATAATTCATCAGAAGTTGATCTATTTGCTGATGCTGCTTTTGTATCAACAAAGCCTGTACCAGATTCAGGGAAACTTCCTGCATCTCAG ACCAATGTTGATCTATTTGCTTCCCATCCTGTTCCTGCTGTTTCCGCACCGATGGATCTTTTTGCTTCCCAGCCTGCTCCTGCTGTTTCCGCACCAATGGATCTTTTTGCTTCCCAGCCTGCTCCTGCTGTTTCCACACCGATGGATCTATTTGCTTCTCAGCCTGCTCCAGCTGCTTCCACCACAACAATGGATCTTTTCGCTGCTCCGGATCCAGTTCTTCACCTAGAGGAAAATTCCTCTAAACCTGATACAACCAGTAGCACATTCGATCCATTTGCAGCCATTCCAATGAGCAATTTTGATACAGATACTTTGCCGATAGCATCTGATCAGAACTCTCATGATGACGGAATTCATGCACAAATGAATTGGACTTCAGTTAACACCAACCCTCCACCCAAGAAGGAAGGGTTTCAAGTCAAATCTGGAATATGGGCAGATTCTTTGAACCGAGGGTTGATTGATCTAAACATAACTGCAC CCAAGAAGGTCAACTTAGCAGAAATCGGCATAGTTGGTGGATTGATGGATGGATCAGAATCGAAGGACAAGGGGCCTCTGCCTTCGTTCAACATGGGAATTGCCATGGGCGTCGCATCCGGAGTAACTACACCCGAGCTATTAAAATCAACATCAGCACCGGCATTGGACGACGATTTCTTCTCCAGTCTAAGCAGCCAGCAACACCAGATTCCAAACTTCCAAAAATGA